From Echinicola soli, a single genomic window includes:
- a CDS encoding SusC/RagA family TonB-linked outer membrane protein: MRKHLQCMGIFLFAQLLLLLFHGAAHGQDVTVSGTVTSGEDGTTLPGVNILLKGTGKGTISDIDGNYSITVPPSGTLVFTFIGYKSREVTIGNQTVMDVEMDPDLQALDEVVVVGYGEQKKATMTGAVSSIGDKELVQSPVANISNSLVGRLPGLIAVQSSGEPGYDQSSLKIRGIATLNTGAESDPLILVDGVQRSSLNQIDPHEIETLSILKDASATAVFGVRGANGVILITTKTGSKGKPEINYTANFGLQSPNSLPDLLNSYQYAMLRNEASVNSGQEPYFSASSLELYRNGGDPYFHPDVDWFDLVLKDYSAQQQHNFNISGGTDNTRYFVSLGYFDQNGAYDVQDVQTAYSANPKFKRYNFRSNFDIDFNKDFSASVKLSGQFTDSNYPGYGAGEIFFRILNSNPMMNPGVIDGKLISGVEGLPSSSGSPLDAIVNNGYQRNFGSTMNTNVSLKHKLGFITEGLSIRGMVAYDNYYQHAVSRSKESMKYRIVKDPEDPTQPVFLPQGMDAPFSFSESYGRNRKTYFEGAVDYTRSFGPHNVTGMALYMQERYTAPGQEYNVPRGYQGLVGRVTYNFKEKYLSEFNMGYNGSENFPEGNRFGFFPSFSLGWVLTEESFVPTGDFLSYIKIRGSYGEVGNDKIGGARFLYLPSVFYPNSGGYHFGQYGDNYQWYSGAEEGRVGNPDVTWERAKKFNLGIETGFFEDKLRINADIFAEKRDNILWYLGTVPDLVQADLPPVNIGKVENKGFELEVNFNDHIGEFNYWVKSNYSLAKNKILYMDEPNRAHEWLQRTGHPVGQYWGLKSDGFYNTQEELAAAPTSAFTAELQLGDIRYVDQNQDGTIDQYDEVPIGNSNFPQVIYGLSFGGQYKGFDFSVLFQGADRVSTYIDQMGAWAFDTDWRNATGRHLERWTQERYEQGLPITYPRVELSPTSGKHNYRPSDFWLEDASYIRLKNAEIAYNFQNRFLNRLGVTNLRVFANGNNLLTWSDMVNFDPEAPAGRGGFYPQMRVYNLGLNVRF; this comes from the coding sequence ATGAGAAAACATTTACAGTGCATGGGCATATTCTTGTTTGCCCAACTGTTACTGTTGTTGTTTCACGGTGCTGCCCATGGGCAGGACGTCACCGTAAGCGGAACAGTGACCTCCGGGGAAGATGGAACCACCTTACCCGGTGTGAATATCCTGTTAAAAGGTACCGGGAAGGGCACCATTTCGGATATTGATGGTAATTACTCCATTACCGTGCCCCCCTCGGGTACCTTGGTGTTCACCTTCATAGGCTATAAGTCCAGGGAAGTGACTATTGGCAACCAAACGGTCATGGATGTGGAAATGGATCCCGACCTTCAGGCACTGGACGAAGTAGTAGTGGTGGGGTATGGAGAGCAGAAGAAAGCCACCATGACCGGAGCAGTGTCCAGTATTGGGGACAAGGAGCTGGTACAAAGTCCGGTGGCCAATATCAGTAATTCCCTGGTAGGACGGTTACCGGGACTGATTGCCGTACAGTCCAGTGGTGAGCCCGGTTACGATCAGTCGAGCTTAAAGATCAGGGGAATTGCCACCCTGAATACCGGTGCGGAATCCGATCCATTGATCTTGGTGGACGGGGTACAGCGATCCAGCCTGAACCAAATCGATCCCCATGAAATCGAAACGCTGAGCATACTCAAGGACGCTTCGGCCACCGCGGTATTTGGAGTAAGGGGTGCCAATGGAGTGATACTGATTACCACCAAAACCGGTAGCAAGGGCAAACCCGAAATCAATTACACCGCCAATTTTGGCCTTCAAAGCCCCAATTCGCTACCTGACCTGCTCAACAGCTATCAATATGCCATGCTGCGCAATGAAGCCAGTGTCAACTCTGGGCAGGAACCCTACTTTAGTGCCTCTTCACTGGAACTGTACAGGAACGGGGGAGATCCCTATTTTCATCCCGATGTGGATTGGTTTGATCTGGTGCTCAAGGACTATTCCGCCCAGCAGCAACATAACTTCAACATCAGCGGGGGAACCGACAATACCCGGTATTTTGTCTCGTTGGGATATTTTGACCAAAATGGTGCATATGATGTACAGGATGTGCAGACGGCCTATTCGGCCAATCCGAAATTCAAAAGATATAACTTCCGTTCCAATTTTGATATTGATTTCAACAAGGACTTTTCCGCGTCGGTAAAACTGAGCGGGCAGTTCACGGACTCCAATTATCCAGGGTACGGGGCAGGGGAAATCTTTTTCAGGATTTTGAATTCCAATCCCATGATGAACCCCGGGGTCATCGATGGTAAATTGATCTCCGGAGTGGAAGGGCTTCCTTCAAGCTCGGGCAGTCCATTGGATGCCATTGTCAACAACGGTTACCAACGGAACTTCGGCAGTACCATGAACACCAATGTCAGCCTAAAGCATAAGTTGGGCTTCATTACCGAAGGATTGAGCATAAGGGGGATGGTGGCCTACGACAACTACTACCAACATGCGGTAAGCCGGAGCAAGGAAAGCATGAAATACCGGATCGTAAAAGATCCGGAAGATCCCACACAACCGGTGTTTTTGCCCCAGGGAATGGATGCGCCGTTTTCTTTCAGTGAAAGTTATGGAAGGAACAGAAAGACCTATTTTGAAGGGGCGGTGGACTACACGCGGAGTTTTGGCCCACATAATGTAACAGGCATGGCCCTTTACATGCAGGAACGCTACACGGCGCCGGGACAGGAATACAATGTACCAAGGGGCTATCAGGGACTTGTCGGCAGGGTAACCTATAATTTTAAGGAAAAATACCTTTCTGAATTCAATATGGGCTATAATGGCTCGGAAAACTTTCCAGAAGGCAACAGGTTCGGTTTTTTCCCTTCCTTTTCTTTGGGCTGGGTATTGACCGAGGAGTCTTTTGTCCCGACAGGGGATTTCTTGTCCTATATCAAGATACGCGGATCCTATGGGGAAGTGGGAAATGACAAGATCGGCGGGGCAAGGTTCCTTTACCTACCATCGGTCTTCTATCCCAATAGCGGAGGGTACCATTTCGGCCAATACGGGGACAATTACCAATGGTATTCCGGGGCCGAGGAAGGCCGTGTGGGCAACCCGGATGTAACCTGGGAAAGGGCCAAGAAATTCAACCTTGGAATAGAGACCGGATTTTTTGAGGATAAGCTCCGGATCAATGCCGATATCTTTGCCGAAAAGAGGGACAATATCCTGTGGTACCTGGGCACCGTGCCGGATTTGGTGCAGGCAGATCTTCCCCCTGTAAACATAGGGAAAGTGGAAAACAAAGGGTTTGAACTGGAAGTGAACTTCAACGACCATATCGGGGAATTCAATTACTGGGTGAAGTCCAACTATTCCCTGGCCAAAAACAAGATCCTTTATATGGATGAGCCCAACAGGGCCCATGAATGGCTCCAACGGACCGGCCATCCGGTCGGTCAGTACTGGGGACTTAAAAGCGATGGGTTTTACAATACCCAAGAAGAACTGGCTGCGGCACCAACCTCGGCATTTACCGCCGAACTGCAACTGGGGGATATCCGATATGTGGACCAAAACCAGGACGGCACCATCGACCAATACGATGAGGTTCCCATCGGGAATTCCAACTTCCCGCAGGTCATCTATGGACTTTCCTTCGGGGGGCAGTACAAAGGCTTTGATTTTTCGGTGCTGTTCCAGGGAGCCGATAGGGTATCCACCTATATCGACCAAATGGGAGCCTGGGCATTCGATACCGATTGGCGGAATGCCACTGGCCGGCATTTGGAACGTTGGACCCAGGAGCGGTATGAGCAGGGACTTCCCATTACCTATCCACGGGTGGAACTGTCCCCTACATCCGGCAAGCATAATTACCGGCCATCGGATTTCTGGCTGGAGGATGCAAGCTATATCCGGTTGAAAAATGCCGAGATCGCCTATAATTTCCAAAACC
- a CDS encoding hybrid sensor histidine kinase/response regulator, which yields MAQHNGPDRLKGYELDYLGIESGLSNNAVTAIYQDKKGFVWIGTYDGLNRYDGYDFLVFRNQPRDSSSLVHNRIVSIYGHQNEVWVGTKRGLSVYDYHTGKFEARYFLDPITKRRQKLAANINDITGRDSTIVVATAGQGVMVRSNGGPLVGIPLLADGERYYQYHAQGTAVDKDHNIWAFIQGYGLAVKEKEKNSFEVVLQDIKSANCIELDSDGNMWIGSDYGLVRFQTKNKDWHLYSADITRNKITDIMNVPEDGELWVATDGNGLVVLEKKSERSYFLKEGTVPSDLASNAVYGLALDQQGRKWIGTLRGGINILEKKQNRFLTINNPENVENGLPSDFILSLCETNSDSLWIGTDGGGVSVWDRKHDRFTNYRHRNQKAGSLPNDFVTAIVEGEDKLWLATYGGGVCRYDSRSDTFVPYTLSNKEGLAHQYIWVLFKDRSGTVWAATSNGEGLYRYNSGQDRFDFVDVGIYGIISMCQDHNGDYWVGTFDHLVKLDLSRKQEHDIIDIGYPVRDIMSIGPGDLLVATEGSGIWRFDREQGTTKTYLQEEGLPNNSVLKMVRDGHGKIWMSTYKGLAKFDPKGEKFTSFFASDGLQSNQFNYNAGIRLQDGKLAFGGIKGFNLIDPLHLERESYFPRIHLSQLRVNNQPGHPNGKTIFALDKLELPYDKSMVSLDFLALEYAHPEKIEYAYHMEGWDEKWHFVNNSRMANYSKLPEGEYTFHVRATNAQGEWSPQVFSLPIAILPPWYRTWWAYGLFVIIIGGLAGVLVFYQRKQDRLKYQVSLSREMARREKELNEKKLNFFTNISHEFRSPLTMIINPLKEVMYGEGKQMDPASIEVVYRNSKRLLSLVDQLLLFRKVQTEVGNVKMVKLDAISLCKEVFTCFIHHAKSMNISYQFNADLESFALVADRQKLEIAIFNLVSNALKFVEPNTGKVAVGIQVASNRFVVTVEDNGKGIEPQERGKIFDLFYQGTAQSDVKGFGIGLYLVKKLIEEHKGSISIADSPWGGAKFTIELPTGKSHVPDGLVHEDIGEQMVFLEELFDLESNSPVLKPVPEDRLASITDGVVTAKKRLLVVDDNPQLRQYIKKIFEAHFQVVLAEGAEQALEVLEEQQVDLIISDVVMKGMNGVELCKELKSRDEYRYIPVVLLTASASDSIKLKGIEVGADDYITKPFDKSYLQARVKGILRQQETAQQHLLTSVSKKPTDRKLSKGDKEFIDKMVQVIEENLDNGEFSIQSLASVMGMSHSMMYRKVKYATGKTVNEIIRFVRLRAIATTLITTDAQVNEAVSSAGWNDLKYFRKQFSQQYGMTPSAFQKKYKGAVTERQYVLNAGFLKL from the coding sequence ATGGCACAACATAATGGTCCTGATAGACTGAAGGGGTATGAACTCGACTACCTTGGGATCGAGAGTGGGCTTTCCAATAATGCGGTGACGGCCATTTACCAGGATAAAAAGGGATTTGTATGGATAGGCACCTATGATGGATTGAACAGGTATGATGGATATGATTTTTTGGTGTTCAGAAACCAGCCCCGGGACAGTTCGTCATTGGTCCACAACCGGATTGTGAGTATCTATGGTCATCAAAATGAAGTCTGGGTAGGGACAAAGAGAGGGCTCAGTGTATATGATTACCACACCGGGAAATTCGAAGCAAGGTATTTTCTGGACCCCATAACCAAAAGAAGACAAAAACTGGCGGCCAATATCAACGACATCACCGGAAGGGACTCCACCATCGTGGTGGCCACTGCTGGGCAGGGCGTAATGGTTCGCTCTAATGGTGGCCCCCTTGTCGGGATACCGTTACTGGCCGATGGTGAAAGGTATTATCAATACCACGCACAAGGAACAGCCGTAGACAAGGACCATAACATTTGGGCCTTTATCCAGGGGTATGGACTGGCCGTCAAGGAAAAAGAAAAAAACAGCTTTGAAGTGGTGCTGCAGGATATAAAAAGTGCTAACTGTATCGAGCTGGACAGCGATGGAAATATGTGGATCGGCTCGGACTATGGCCTGGTCCGCTTCCAGACCAAAAACAAGGATTGGCATTTATATTCCGCCGACATCACCAGAAATAAGATTACCGATATCATGAATGTCCCTGAGGACGGAGAGCTATGGGTGGCAACCGACGGCAACGGATTGGTAGTATTGGAGAAAAAATCAGAAAGATCATATTTCCTGAAGGAAGGAACCGTTCCGTCTGATTTGGCCAGCAATGCCGTATATGGTCTTGCCCTTGACCAGCAGGGCAGAAAGTGGATTGGTACCCTGAGGGGTGGGATAAATATCCTGGAAAAGAAGCAGAACCGGTTCCTTACCATCAATAATCCCGAGAATGTCGAAAATGGCCTGCCAAGTGATTTTATCCTTTCTCTCTGTGAAACCAACAGCGATAGCCTCTGGATCGGTACCGACGGGGGAGGAGTAAGTGTTTGGGACAGAAAACATGATCGGTTTACCAATTACCGCCATCGGAACCAAAAGGCAGGCTCCCTTCCCAATGATTTTGTAACGGCCATCGTGGAAGGGGAAGATAAACTGTGGCTCGCCACGTATGGAGGTGGCGTATGCAGGTATGATAGCCGTTCCGATACCTTTGTCCCCTATACCTTGAGCAACAAGGAAGGCCTGGCCCACCAGTACATTTGGGTGCTGTTCAAGGACCGGTCCGGTACCGTTTGGGCAGCGACTTCGAATGGGGAAGGCCTTTATCGGTATAACAGCGGACAGGACCGCTTCGACTTTGTGGATGTGGGCATATATGGGATCATATCCATGTGCCAGGACCATAATGGGGATTATTGGGTGGGTACTTTCGACCATTTGGTCAAGCTAGATCTATCCAGGAAACAGGAACATGACATCATTGATATTGGCTATCCGGTCAGGGATATCATGTCCATAGGTCCCGGTGACCTTTTGGTAGCCACTGAAGGCAGCGGAATCTGGAGGTTTGACAGGGAGCAGGGGACAACCAAGACATACCTCCAAGAAGAGGGGCTGCCCAATAATTCGGTATTGAAAATGGTAAGGGACGGGCACGGAAAGATTTGGATGAGCACCTACAAGGGATTGGCAAAATTTGATCCCAAAGGAGAGAAATTTACCAGTTTCTTTGCCTCCGATGGGCTGCAGAGCAACCAGTTCAATTATAATGCAGGGATAAGGCTTCAGGATGGGAAATTGGCCTTTGGTGGAATTAAAGGGTTTAACCTCATTGATCCGCTTCACCTGGAAAGGGAAAGCTATTTTCCACGCATACACCTTAGCCAACTAAGGGTAAATAACCAGCCGGGCCATCCCAATGGGAAAACCATCTTTGCCCTTGATAAACTCGAACTCCCATATGACAAGTCCATGGTTTCCCTGGATTTTTTGGCCCTGGAGTATGCACATCCCGAAAAAATAGAATACGCCTACCATATGGAGGGCTGGGATGAGAAATGGCACTTTGTCAATAATTCCAGAATGGCCAATTATTCCAAGCTTCCGGAAGGGGAATATACCTTTCATGTCAGGGCAACAAATGCCCAGGGAGAATGGAGCCCCCAGGTGTTTTCCCTGCCCATAGCCATTTTACCGCCATGGTACAGGACCTGGTGGGCCTATGGGCTCTTTGTCATCATCATTGGAGGACTGGCCGGGGTATTGGTTTTTTACCAAAGAAAACAGGACAGGCTGAAGTACCAGGTAAGCCTGTCCAGGGAGATGGCCCGAAGGGAAAAGGAACTCAACGAAAAGAAACTGAACTTTTTTACCAACATATCCCATGAGTTCAGGTCACCATTGACCATGATCATCAACCCTTTAAAGGAGGTGATGTACGGCGAGGGCAAACAGATGGACCCGGCGTCCATAGAGGTGGTTTACCGGAATTCGAAAAGATTGTTAAGCCTGGTGGACCAGCTGCTGCTGTTCAGGAAGGTCCAGACAGAGGTGGGAAATGTCAAAATGGTGAAGCTTGATGCCATAAGCCTCTGTAAAGAGGTGTTCACCTGTTTCATCCACCATGCCAAGAGCATGAACATTAGCTATCAATTCAATGCTGATCTTGAATCCTTTGCCCTTGTTGCCGATCGGCAAAAATTGGAAATCGCCATATTCAACCTGGTATCCAATGCCCTGAAATTTGTGGAGCCCAACACGGGGAAGGTAGCGGTCGGTATACAAGTGGCGTCCAATAGGTTTGTGGTAACGGTGGAAGATAATGGAAAAGGAATTGAACCGCAGGAACGGGGAAAGATATTTGATCTTTTTTATCAGGGAACGGCCCAGTCAGATGTGAAAGGCTTTGGAATTGGCCTTTACCTGGTGAAAAAACTCATTGAAGAGCATAAAGGCTCCATTTCCATTGCCGATAGCCCATGGGGAGGGGCGAAGTTTACCATCGAGCTACCTACCGGAAAATCCCATGTCCCCGATGGCCTGGTCCATGAAGATATTGGGGAACAAATGGTCTTTTTGGAGGAATTATTTGATCTGGAAAGTAACAGTCCAGTCCTTAAACCCGTGCCCGAGGACAGACTGGCCTCAATTACCGATGGAGTTGTCACGGCCAAAAAACGCCTGTTGGTAGTAGACGATAACCCTCAGCTCCGACAGTACATCAAAAAAATATTCGAAGCACATTTTCAGGTGGTACTGGCCGAAGGGGCCGAGCAGGCACTTGAAGTATTGGAAGAGCAACAGGTCGATTTGATCATTTCCGATGTGGTCATGAAAGGAATGAACGGCGTGGAACTGTGCAAAGAGTTGAAATCCAGGGATGAATATCGCTATATTCCAGTTGTCCTCCTGACCGCCAGTGCCTCGGACAGCATTAAGCTTAAGGGCATAGAAGTAGGCGCAGACGATTACATCACCAAACCTTTTGATAAAAGCTACCTGCAGGCCAGGGTAAAAGGCATCCTTCGGCAACAGGAAACCGCCCAACAACACCTGTTGACTTCGGTTTCCAAGAAACCTACAGACCGGAAATTATCAAAGGGTGACAAGGAATTTATCGATAAGATGGTCCAAGTAATTGAGGAAAACCTGGATAACGGTGAGTTTTCCATCCAATCGCTGGCCAGCGTCATGGGCATGAGCCATTCCATGATGTATCGAAAAGTAAAATATGCCACCGGCAAAACGGTCAATGAAATAATCCGGTTTGTAAGGTTAAGGGCCATTGCCACCACCCTGATCACCACCGATGCCCAGGTCAACGAAGCGGTGTCCAGTGCCGGCTGGAATGACCTTAAATATTTTAGAAAACAGTTCAGCCAGCAATATGGTATGACCCCTTCGGCCTTCCAGAAAAAATATAAGGGAGCCGTTACCGAGCGCCAATATGTATTGAATGCCGGCTTTTTGAAATTATAG
- a CDS encoding LytR/AlgR family response regulator transcription factor, protein MIRVMIIDDEQHCRDRILALLKPYGGKVEPLCCGTVAQALKDIDAFRPEMVFLDVQLHDKSGFDVLSATAHCDFALIFTTAFDQYAIQAFKFSAIDYLLKPIDRDGFDRAMEKAFDKVEQAQLTERIDLMLSQLSTPALPKKISIPTRDGFIFLPVADILRCKADVNYTHLYTFEGNKITACKTLKHFDGILQPEGFFRIHSSHLINLCHVKSYIKSGYVTLVDNTRLEVAVRRKEAFLKACNGFLKG, encoded by the coding sequence ATGATAAGAGTAATGATTATCGATGACGAGCAACACTGTAGGGACAGAATACTTGCCCTGCTTAAACCTTATGGAGGCAAGGTAGAACCGTTATGTTGCGGTACAGTTGCCCAGGCCCTAAAAGATATTGATGCATTTCGGCCAGAAATGGTGTTTTTGGATGTACAGCTCCACGATAAATCCGGATTTGATGTCCTATCGGCAACTGCCCATTGTGATTTTGCCTTAATATTTACTACTGCTTTTGACCAGTACGCCATTCAGGCGTTTAAATTTTCGGCCATCGATTACCTGCTCAAGCCAATTGACAGGGACGGCTTTGATCGTGCGATGGAGAAGGCGTTTGATAAAGTAGAACAGGCACAGCTGACAGAACGGATTGACCTTATGCTCTCCCAGCTTTCGACCCCGGCCTTGCCAAAGAAAATCAGTATTCCGACAAGGGATGGATTTATCTTTCTTCCGGTCGCCGATATTCTCAGGTGCAAAGCCGATGTTAACTATACCCATCTTTATACCTTTGAAGGAAACAAAATTACGGCGTGCAAAACCTTGAAGCATTTTGACGGAATCCTTCAGCCCGAGGGTTTTTTCAGGATACACAGTTCTCATCTTATCAACCTCTGCCATGTCAAATCCTATATCAAAAGCGGCTATGTAACCTTGGTGGACAATACCCGTCTGGAAGTGGCGGTGCGACGAAAAGAGGCATTTTTAAAGGCTTGCAACGGGTTTCTTAAAGGGTGA
- a CDS encoding tetratricopeptide repeat-containing sensor histidine kinase has product MKNLFILLLCHLVCFGVNGRVHGKELDSLYKVILSMPKSDTGTVNLRNDYLKQALFANPSDSTLKDFALRTLDMANHMGYQKGILLAYERLGLISQYTFSAPFRALDHYQKALLVAERTPGLERYKWGIKGNMATIYYEQEEYAKALETFKEIWHHSKGTSLPALLNMANILGATKRSDSAIAYFEKALEFKQMEDSPAIKANLYSNLSLMYHQAQRPTEAIAAANMALELIDSYGIEFVRPTAYANAAMAYLGTGDMEKAFHYAAVSLELSEKQGNLFLQKSALGTLSDVYREKGEYRDALKYYERYAAVKDSLNNQNRRVEVNRRQMAFDFERERAMAKTEIDRQTVIKNAAIWAGAVGVVVLGLGFMLYTRRREALVQQQEAEFKALVSETELKALRSQMNPHFIFNALNSIADYVHRHEEGAAVEYLMNFAKLMRTVLENSEHGEVPLSEEIKFLELYLTVEAKRLKERFSYSIAVQEDMDSENTLIAPMILQPFIENSIWHGFPAGNKKGHISIGFTKTGDYLLCYVEDNGAGLEEATKGKDGRSMGIALTENRIKILNDRLGTKGSLRMMGNPLGRGTRVEICLPYQSLF; this is encoded by the coding sequence ATGAAAAATCTCTTCATCTTATTGCTATGCCATTTGGTCTGTTTCGGTGTCAACGGCCGAGTCCATGGAAAGGAATTGGATTCCCTTTATAAGGTGATATTATCAATGCCCAAAAGCGATACGGGGACAGTCAACCTGAGGAACGATTACCTTAAACAGGCCCTTTTTGCCAATCCCTCGGACAGCACATTGAAGGATTTTGCCCTTAGGACATTGGACATGGCAAACCACATGGGGTATCAAAAAGGTATCCTATTGGCCTATGAGCGCTTGGGTTTGATCAGTCAGTACACGTTTTCGGCACCTTTCCGGGCATTGGACCATTACCAAAAGGCACTTTTAGTGGCCGAGCGGACACCGGGGCTCGAGCGCTACAAATGGGGGATCAAAGGAAATATGGCCACCATTTATTATGAACAGGAGGAATATGCCAAAGCGTTGGAGACGTTCAAGGAAATATGGCATCACAGTAAGGGGACATCCCTACCGGCACTATTGAACATGGCCAATATTTTGGGGGCCACCAAAAGAAGTGATTCTGCCATAGCGTATTTTGAAAAGGCGTTGGAATTCAAGCAGATGGAGGATAGCCCGGCCATCAAAGCCAATCTCTACAGCAACCTGTCCCTGATGTATCACCAGGCGCAAAGGCCTACCGAGGCCATTGCTGCGGCAAATATGGCATTGGAACTTATAGATTCCTATGGGATAGAGTTTGTACGTCCTACCGCTTATGCCAATGCGGCCATGGCCTACCTGGGAACAGGGGATATGGAGAAAGCATTCCACTATGCAGCTGTTTCCCTGGAACTCAGTGAAAAACAGGGCAATCTCTTCCTGCAAAAATCTGCCTTGGGGACCTTGTCAGATGTTTACCGGGAAAAAGGGGAATACCGGGACGCCTTAAAGTATTATGAAAGATATGCTGCCGTAAAGGATAGTCTCAACAACCAGAATAGAAGGGTAGAAGTCAACCGTAGGCAAATGGCTTTTGATTTTGAAAGGGAGCGTGCCATGGCAAAGACAGAAATTGACCGCCAGACAGTCATTAAGAATGCTGCCATTTGGGCGGGAGCTGTCGGTGTGGTGGTGCTGGGATTGGGGTTTATGTTGTACACACGAAGAAGGGAAGCCTTGGTGCAGCAACAGGAAGCCGAATTCAAGGCCCTGGTTTCGGAGACAGAACTAAAGGCTCTCCGCTCACAAATGAATCCCCATTTTATCTTCAACGCTCTTAACTCCATAGCCGATTATGTGCATAGGCACGAAGAGGGAGCGGCAGTGGAGTACCTAATGAATTTCGCCAAGCTTATGCGAACAGTGCTGGAAAATTCTGAACATGGGGAGGTTCCCCTCTCCGAAGAAATCAAGTTTTTGGAGCTGTACCTAACAGTGGAAGCCAAAAGACTCAAAGAGCGGTTCAGCTATTCCATTGCGGTACAAGAAGACATGGATTCGGAAAATACCCTTATTGCTCCCATGATCCTCCAACCGTTTATCGAAAACAGTATCTGGCACGGCTTTCCGGCCGGTAATAAAAAAGGCCATATTTCAATTGGTTTTACCAAAACAGGGGATTATCTCTTGTGCTATGTGGAAGACAATGGAGCAGGGCTGGAGGAGGCAACAAAGGGAAAGGACGGAAGGTCCATGGGGATTGCCCTTACCGAAAACCGTATCAAGATACTCAACGATCGGCTGGGGACAAAGGGGAGTCTTCGTATGATGGGAAATCCACTAGGTAGGGGAACAAGGGTTGAAATCTGTTTACCGTACCAAAGCCTGTTTTAG
- a CDS encoding PspC domain-containing protein, with protein sequence MNAQNLLTRYLRPGKLLFGVCFRLSMLFKLPLVVIRTIFIVLTLFFIPLGIVGYLMLLLILHPKTGRSMSYTLMGALVGIPLSYYFQPDVIGHFEGSGNMISYLSNLASTISQYDEYVGNGLEVLVNIFLAMVVCGLAGGAIGYYSTKRKNQKNNE encoded by the coding sequence ATGAACGCCCAAAATCTCTTGACCCGTTATCTCCGTCCTGGAAAGCTGCTTTTTGGAGTTTGCTTCAGGCTCTCCATGCTTTTCAAGCTTCCCCTGGTAGTGATCAGGACCATATTTATTGTGCTGACCCTCTTTTTCATCCCCCTGGGCATTGTGGGATATCTTATGCTCTTGCTGATTTTACACCCCAAAACAGGAAGGTCGATGAGTTATACACTGATGGGAGCCCTTGTGGGGATTCCCTTGAGCTATTATTTCCAGCCTGATGTTATCGGGCACTTTGAAGGAAGCGGCAATATGATCAGCTACCTTTCCAACCTCGCCTCAACCATTAGCCAATACGATGAATATGTCGGCAACGGCTTGGAGGTGTTGGTCAACATCTTCCTGGCAATGGTGGTCTGTGGACTGGCAGGAGGGGCTATTGGGTATTATTCAACAAAAAGGAAAAACCAAAAAAACAATGAATAA
- a CDS encoding GreA/GreB family elongation factor, giving the protein MKPLIRKSDYDSIKKILIATVQMGYHRDTLALEKELRNCTVVADHLVGDHIVRPGSTVEVLDSLHDRTICVTIVTPKDACVSTGHISILAPLAVALLGFEEGHEFTWNLPSGERRLKIEKVK; this is encoded by the coding sequence ATGAAACCATTGATCAGAAAGTCGGATTACGATTCGATCAAGAAAATATTGATCGCTACTGTCCAAATGGGCTACCACAGGGATACCCTTGCCCTGGAAAAGGAACTGAGGAACTGCACGGTGGTTGCTGACCACTTGGTCGGTGACCATATCGTCAGACCTGGTTCCACCGTTGAGGTACTGGACAGCCTGCACGACAGAACCATCTGTGTTACCATCGTCACGCCCAAGGATGCCTGTGTATCCACCGGTCATATATCAATTTTAGCCCCGCTTGCGGTTGCCTTGTTGGGATTTGAAGAAGGCCATGAATTTACTTGGAACTTACCTTCCGGGGAAAGAAGACTGAAGATCGAAAAAGTGAAATAG